The sequence CTTGAGGCTAGACTCTACCAAGGCCAGATTTTCTTGGCAGATAGGGCAGGAAAAGGCAGTCGCAGAAGCAAAACGCTGAAGTTTGGGTTTGAGGTTTGTATTCATAGTTTAAGTGTATCAAAAGAGGCAAATGAAAGCAACTTTAGAAATAAGTAGATGGGAGATTCAGTAGAAATAAAACTAATTCTCCAATTTATAGAATAAAATTGCTTTTATATCTAAATTTCTATATAATAATGATAAGGAGGAATTAAGTATGTTAAAAGAAGTATTAACCGTTGCAAAAGTTGCGAAAAAATCATCACTCTTTTTGGGTGGTGTCGCATTTGGTACCCTTGGTTTGAAAATCTTGGCAAGTAAGGAAGCTAAAAAAGGTTATTCTAAAGCTTTGGCTAAGGCTTACAAGTTGAAAGACGGGCTAGATGCATCTGTTTCTGTTGTGAAACAACATGGAGACGATGTCTTGCAAGATGCCAAATATTTGTACGAGCAAGAGAAAAAAGAAGAGCAATTAGATAGCCTTATAGGAGAATAATATGTCTTTTAAAGTGCTACATAGAGGATACCAACATATCCGACTATCATCTTCTTTTTCACTCACCTTGGATATTCAAGACTATCTTCGTTCCTTGGCGAGAGATGAAAAGGGGATTGAGTCTATCCAGTTTTACATGGATCAACAGCACTTTACTCTACGCATAAAAGAAGGCTTTTCTGTATTAGATAATGCAGAAGCCTTTTTAAAAAGAATTGATAAAGGGAAAGTTTCTGAGTTGATGACTCTTCCCATTCGTAGAGAAGAGAGTGCTTATTCTATTGTTTCAGGTGCAGCGATTAAGCGTGTACTTTTTCGTAGTTTTGTGCCGTATCCTATTCGCTATATATGGACTTGTTATCAGGCTTTGGGTTATATTAGAGAAGCCTATCAAACACTAGCGCGTAAGGAACTAACGATGGAAGTCTTGGACTGTTCGGCGATTTTATTGTCCTTGTTTATGAACCAATCCAAGACAGCTAGCAATATCATGTTTATGCTTGATTTGGGGAATCATTTAGATCAGTGGTCTTTGAAAAAAACTGCAACAGATTTAGAACAAAGCCTTCTTGCAAAAGAGAGCGACGTATTCTTAGTACAGGGCGATACGGTTGTTAGTATCAAGAGTTCCGATGTTCAAATAGGAGATGTCTTGGTCCTATCTCAAGGAAATGAAATTCTGTTTGATGGACAAGTAGTTTCAGGTTTAGGTATGGTCAACGAAAGTTCCTTGACGGGAGAGAGTTTTCCAGTTGAAAAAAGAGAGTCTGATTTGGTTTGTGCAAATACAGTATTAGAAACTGGAGAGTTACGCATTCGTGTAACCGATAATCAGATGAACAGCCGGATTTTACAACTGATTGAGTTAATGAAGAAATCTGAAGAAAACAAGAAAACGAAACAACGCTATTTCATCAAGATGGCGGATAAGGTCGTCAAATATAATTTCTTGGGGGCTGGGCTAACTTACCTATTAACAGGTTCTTTTTCTAAGGCTATTTCTTTCCTATTAGTCGATTTCTCCTGCGCTTTGAAAATCTCTACTCCTGTAGCTTATTTGACAGCTATCAAGGAGGGGTTGAATCGTGAAATGGTGATTAAGGATGGGGATGTTCTGGAGAAATATCTGGAAGTCGATACCTTCTTATTTGATAAGACTGGGACAATCACAACTAGCTATCCTATAGTTGAAAAGGTGTTACCTTTTGGAGACTATAGTGAGGAAGAAATCTTAAGAATAAGTGCCTGTCTTGAAGAACACATCTATCATCCTATCGCTAATGCCATTGTCAAGCAAGCTGAGATAGAGGGAATTGAACATGAGGAAATGCATGGGAAACTCCAATATATTGCAAGCAAGGGAATTAAGTCCTATATCGATGGCCAACCAGTTGTTATTGGGAATTATGTCTTGATGCAGGATGAGCAGATTCATATCAGTTCGGAACAAAATGCTTTAATTGAAGAGTATAAGAGCCACTACAATCTCTTATTCTTAGCATATCAGAATGAATTGATTGGAATGTTCTGCATCCATACTCCTTTGAGAAAAGAAGCAAAAGCAGCCTTGGAGAAACTTAAGGCACAAGGGAAAAAATTGATTCTGGCAACAGGGGATACCCTGGTTAGGACAGAGGAATTAGTAAAAGATTTGCCCTTTGATCAAGTCTATACAGACTTGAAACCTGATGGGAAGTTTGAGTTAGTAGAGAAACTGCAGAGAGCAGGTCACACTATTTTGATGGTTGGGGATGGATTGAATGACTCAGCTGCTCTAACCCTATCAGATATCGGTGTGGTGATGAATGAGAGTGCAGATATTTCTAAGCAAATGAGTGATATCTTATTGTTAGATAATCGCTTGGATTTCTTCGAGGAATTGAATTCTTTATCTGAATCGTTACAGAAATTAATACAAAGAAATATTCAAGAAACAGTTGTAATAAATGGAAGTTTAATTGGATTTGGGTTGTTAAATTGGTTAAGCCCATCTAATCTTTCGATATTGCACAATCTGACTACTTTAAGAATCGTCCTTCGTAGTCTTTCTATTAAAAGTAGGTAAGAGACCGAGGAGCTGAGGTTATAAAAACTAAAAGGAGTTATTCTCAAATGAGACAACTCCTTTTAGTTTTTAAAATTCGATAATTTATGTTGACAGTTTTAAATGTTTTAGTAGGTTAAAACGAAGTATTTTTTCTTCCCGCGACGGATAACAGTGAGTTCGTTCTCTAACTTATCTGCATCTCCTAAGACATAGTCAAGGTCTTGGATGCGGTCGCCGTTGACGTAAATAGCTCCATTTTGAACATCTTCACGGGCTTGGCGTTTGGAGTTCACCACACCAGATGACACGAGGAGTTCCACGATATTGTGGTTTTCGTCTGCCTGTACTTGGTAGTTTGGCACCCCACGAAGTCCTTGTTTGAGTTCTTTGACAGAAAGGTTTTTGATGTTTCCAGCAAAGAGTTGCTCAGTGATATTGAGGGCTTCCTTGTAAGCTTCTTCACCGTGAACAAGTGTCACGACTTCACGAGCCAAGACTTTTTGAGCCAAGCGTTCGTGTGGAGCTACTTCAAACTGTTTGCGGATGTCTTCAATCTCGTCCAGTGACAAGAAGGTAAAAATCTTCAAGAAGCGAACAGCGTCAGCGTCCATAACATTCATCCAGAATTGGTACATTTCGTATGGGGAAGTCTTTTCAGGATTGAGCCAGATTGCGTTTCCTTCTGATTTACCAAATTTCTTACCAGTTGCGTCTGTGATGAGTGGCACAGTGATAACGTGACCAGTCTTGTCAGCCTTACGACGAAGCAATTCGGTACCTGCAGTCATATTTCCCCATTGGTCAGAACCACCGATTTGAAGGGTTACATTGTGCTCTTGGTTAAGGACGTAGAAGTCATACCCTTGCATGATTTGGTAAGCGAACTCTGTGTAAGAAATCCCTGTCTCGATCCGTTTTTTTACAGACTCCTTACTCATCATGTAGTTGACAGTGAAGTATTTCCCTATATCACGGAGGAAGTCAATGAAGCTGATGCTGCCAAACCAGTCGTAATTGTTGACCATGACAGCTTTATTTTCACCATTTTCAAAGTCAAGAAAACGAGAAAGTTGTCCTTGGATAGACTTGACCCAGCCCTCTACTGTGTCTTTTGTTTGGAGACTACGCTCAGCATCTTTGAAGGACGGATCTCCGATGAGACCTGTAGCACCGCCAACGAGCGCATAAGGTTTGTGACCTGCTAGTTGTAAACGACGACTTGTCAAGATTGCGACAAGGTGACCGAGGTGAAGGCTGTCAGCAGTTGGATCGTAGCCAGTATAATAAGAAACTTGACCTTCTTCTAGGGCTTTGCGCAAAGCTTCTTCATCAGTCGTCTGAAAAATCAAACCACGCTCTTTTAGCTCATCAAAAATGTGCATGTGTCTTTTCTCCTTTATAAAATATTGTTTCTACCTATTGTATCACAAACTTGATTAATAGCCTAGTGGAATAGGGAAGAAAGTGGCTATTTTATTGAAAGTTTCCCTTTTATGGTATAATAGAGAAAGCGAGGACATTCATGAAAGAAAGAATTAATGAATTAAAAACAAAAATGCTGCATTTTTTCCAGCAGCTAATACAACGAATTGCAAAATGGAAGAAAAGACTAGCAGAAAAACTAGCTAATAAGAAAACCAGTAAAAAGGGGATCTCTTCTGATAAAGTTAGAAGGGCAGGGTCTATTTTTGCTAAGGTTTTGAGTGGGTTTAAAATAGTCTTTAACACTCTCTTTATCTTAGGCTTTATCGGTGGACTGTTTGGCGCTGGTGTGGCTATAGGTTATGGAGTCGCTCTATTTGACAAGGCCCAGGTGCCTCAAGCAGAAGAGTTGGTCAAGCAAGTGAAGGATATTGCCTCTATCTCAGAAATCACTTATTCTGACGGCAGTACCATTGCCTCGATCGAGGGCGATTTATTGCGCACTTCAGTCGCTTCAGATGCTATCTCAGATAACCTTAAGAAAGCCATTGTTGCGACAGAGGACGAGCATTTCAATGAGCACAAGGGAGTTGTGCCTAAGGCCGTTATTCGTGCGACTTTGGGAACCTTTGTCGGTCTAGGTTCGTCTAGTGGTGGTTCGACCTTGACCCAGCAGGTCATCAAGCAACAAGTAGTGGGGGATGCTCCAACTCTAGCTCGTAAGGCTAAAGAGATTATTGATGCTCTTGCTTTAGAGCGGGCCATGGGTAAGGATGAGATTTTGACAACCTACCTTAACATAGCTCCTTTTGGTCGCAATCATAAAGGTCAAAATATTGCAGGTGCCCAGCAGGCTGCAGAAGGAATCTTTGGGGTCAATGCTTCGGATTTAACGGTCCCTCAAGCAGCCTTTATCGCAGGATTGCCACAGAGTCCAATCAGTTATTCTCCTTATGAATCTGATGGTAGTATGAAGAGTGATGAGGATATGGCTCTGGGAATCAAGCGTGCCAAGGATGTCCTCTACAACATGTACCGGACAGGGGCTCTAAGTCAGGAAGACTACGATAAGTACAAAGATTATGACTTTAAGAAAGACTTCCTACCATCAGGTAGTGTTAGTGGTACTTCACGTGACTATCTCTACTATGCAACCTTGGCAGAAGCTACTGACCGCATGTATGATTACCTCGTCCAACGAGATAATGTTTCTGCGCAAGAATTAAAGAATGAGTCCATTCAGAAATCCTATCGTGATTTAGCCACTAAGGAAATTGAAAATGGTGGATATAAGATTACGACAACTATCAATAAAAATGTTCATGCTGCGATGCAAAATGCGGTTGCGACCTACGGCTATCTGCTAGATGATTCGACAGGCCAGCCTGAGGTGGGGAATGTCCTCATGGACAACCAAACGGGAGCTATCCTTGGATTTGTTGGTGGTCGTAATTATCAAGAAAATCAGAACAATCACGCTATCGATACCAAGCGTTCTCCAGCTTCAACCACAAAACCTATATTGGCCTATGGTATCGCTATTGACCAAGGTTTGATGGGAAGTGCAAGTATCTTATCAAACTATCCTACCAACTTCTCAAATGGAAATCCCATCATGTATGTCAATAGTCCTGGTACAGGCATGATGACATTGGGAGAAGCTCTTAACTACTCATGGAATATCCCAGCCTACTGGACGTATCGTACGCTTCGAGAGAAGGGTGTGGATGTCAAAGGCTATATGGAAAAAATGGGTTACGAAATCCCAGAATATGGGATTGAAAGTTTACCGATGGGTGGAGGGATTGACGTTACAGTTGCCCAGCATACCAACGGGTATCAAACTCTGGCCAACAACGGAGTTTACCATAAGAAACATATGATCGCGAAGATCGAATCAACGGATGGCCGACTGGTATACGAGCACAAGGATGAGCCTGTCCAAGTTTATTCAAAAGCGACAGCAACCATCATGCAAAGTCTCCTTCGAGATGTTATCTCATCTCGGATTACCTCAAGTTTCCAGACGGACTTGACGACTATCAATCCATCCCTAGCTCGTGCTGACTGGATCGGAAAAACTGGTACGACCAATGAAGATGAAAATATGTGGCTTATGCTTTCTACACCTCGCTTGACTTTGGGTGGCTGGTTAGGTCACGATGACAACCGACCACTAGCCAAAGGAGCAGGCCACTACCGCAATGCCAACTATATGGCCCACTTGGTCAATGCTATCCAGCAAGCTGAACCTGGAATATGGGGGAATGAGCGCTTTAATCTGGATCCAAGTGTGACCAAGTCGCAAGTTCTCCGATCTACAGGGCAAAAACCAGGCAAGGTTTCCATCAATGGGAAAGAAATAGAAGTTTCTGGATCAACAGTAACGAGCTACTGGGCGACTAAGGAAGGCGCCCCAGTGACCACCTATCGCTTTGCTATTGGAGGAAGCGATGCAGATTATCTGAACGCATGGAAGAATATTCTAGGAAGCGTTCCAGCAGTGACTCCTCCAAGCTCAAGTTCAAGCAGTAGCTCTGGAAGTTCAAGTTCGAGTGGAAATACTCAAAGTGGTTCTTCAGGACGTTCACGTCTATTTAATCGTTAAGAAAGAGTAGTAGCAAGGTTAGTAATTTCTCCTTGTTGCTACTTTTTTCTTTGTTGGTTTCGTGTTACAATAATAATATGAATCATTATCAGAAAAAGATTGTTAAGGGGACAGTATACTCGCTACTCTCAGGCCTAATCTGGGGGATTTGTGGGATTTTAGGAGAGTATTTTTTCACTCATTATCCAGTGTCTTCTGGATGGATTACTTCTATGCGTTTACTAGTAGCAGGGAGTTTGGTTTTAGGTTTATCTGCTTTTCAGTTGCGTAGCCGCTTGTTGGACATCTGGCGTGATAAGAAAAATTATCTACCTTTTTTAGCCTATGCTATTCTAGGTATTTTTTCTGTGCAGTTTTTCTTCTATCTCTGCGTTGAGTATTCCAATGCGACGACGGCGACAATTTTGCAATTTATCAGTCCAGTTTTTATTTTGTTTTACAATCGCATTGTCTACCAGAAGAAGGCTTCGATTACAGCGATTCTCTATGTTTTGATTGCCATGCTAGGT comes from Streptococcus oralis and encodes:
- a CDS encoding DUF6110 family protein; protein product: MLKEVLTVAKVAKKSSLFLGGVAFGTLGLKILASKEAKKGYSKALAKAYKLKDGLDASVSVVKQHGDDVLQDAKYLYEQEKKEEQLDSLIGE
- a CDS encoding heavy metal translocating P-type ATPase; translation: MSFKVLHRGYQHIRLSSSFSLTLDIQDYLRSLARDEKGIESIQFYMDQQHFTLRIKEGFSVLDNAEAFLKRIDKGKVSELMTLPIRREESAYSIVSGAAIKRVLFRSFVPYPIRYIWTCYQALGYIREAYQTLARKELTMEVLDCSAILLSLFMNQSKTASNIMFMLDLGNHLDQWSLKKTATDLEQSLLAKESDVFLVQGDTVVSIKSSDVQIGDVLVLSQGNEILFDGQVVSGLGMVNESSLTGESFPVEKRESDLVCANTVLETGELRIRVTDNQMNSRILQLIELMKKSEENKKTKQRYFIKMADKVVKYNFLGAGLTYLLTGSFSKAISFLLVDFSCALKISTPVAYLTAIKEGLNREMVIKDGDVLEKYLEVDTFLFDKTGTITTSYPIVEKVLPFGDYSEEEILRISACLEEHIYHPIANAIVKQAEIEGIEHEEMHGKLQYIASKGIKSYIDGQPVVIGNYVLMQDEQIHISSEQNALIEEYKSHYNLLFLAYQNELIGMFCIHTPLRKEAKAALEKLKAQGKKLILATGDTLVRTEELVKDLPFDQVYTDLKPDGKFELVEKLQRAGHTILMVGDGLNDSAALTLSDIGVVMNESADISKQMSDILLLDNRLDFFEELNSLSESLQKLIQRNIQETVVINGSLIGFGLLNWLSPSNLSILHNLTTLRIVLRSLSIKSR
- the tyrS gene encoding tyrosine--tRNA ligase — encoded protein: MHIFDELKERGLIFQTTDEEALRKALEEGQVSYYTGYDPTADSLHLGHLVAILTSRRLQLAGHKPYALVGGATGLIGDPSFKDAERSLQTKDTVEGWVKSIQGQLSRFLDFENGENKAVMVNNYDWFGSISFIDFLRDIGKYFTVNYMMSKESVKKRIETGISYTEFAYQIMQGYDFYVLNQEHNVTLQIGGSDQWGNMTAGTELLRRKADKTGHVITVPLITDATGKKFGKSEGNAIWLNPEKTSPYEMYQFWMNVMDADAVRFLKIFTFLSLDEIEDIRKQFEVAPHERLAQKVLAREVVTLVHGEEAYKEALNITEQLFAGNIKNLSVKELKQGLRGVPNYQVQADENHNIVELLVSSGVVNSKRQAREDVQNGAIYVNGDRIQDLDYVLGDADKLENELTVIRRGKKKYFVLTY
- the pbp1b gene encoding penicillin-binding protein PBP1B; the encoded protein is MKERINELKTKMLHFFQQLIQRIAKWKKRLAEKLANKKTSKKGISSDKVRRAGSIFAKVLSGFKIVFNTLFILGFIGGLFGAGVAIGYGVALFDKAQVPQAEELVKQVKDIASISEITYSDGSTIASIEGDLLRTSVASDAISDNLKKAIVATEDEHFNEHKGVVPKAVIRATLGTFVGLGSSSGGSTLTQQVIKQQVVGDAPTLARKAKEIIDALALERAMGKDEILTTYLNIAPFGRNHKGQNIAGAQQAAEGIFGVNASDLTVPQAAFIAGLPQSPISYSPYESDGSMKSDEDMALGIKRAKDVLYNMYRTGALSQEDYDKYKDYDFKKDFLPSGSVSGTSRDYLYYATLAEATDRMYDYLVQRDNVSAQELKNESIQKSYRDLATKEIENGGYKITTTINKNVHAAMQNAVATYGYLLDDSTGQPEVGNVLMDNQTGAILGFVGGRNYQENQNNHAIDTKRSPASTTKPILAYGIAIDQGLMGSASILSNYPTNFSNGNPIMYVNSPGTGMMTLGEALNYSWNIPAYWTYRTLREKGVDVKGYMEKMGYEIPEYGIESLPMGGGIDVTVAQHTNGYQTLANNGVYHKKHMIAKIESTDGRLVYEHKDEPVQVYSKATATIMQSLLRDVISSRITSSFQTDLTTINPSLARADWIGKTGTTNEDENMWLMLSTPRLTLGGWLGHDDNRPLAKGAGHYRNANYMAHLVNAIQQAEPGIWGNERFNLDPSVTKSQVLRSTGQKPGKVSINGKEIEVSGSTVTSYWATKEGAPVTTYRFAIGGSDADYLNAWKNILGSVPAVTPPSSSSSSSSGSSSSSGNTQSGSSGRSRLFNR